The DNA window AACAGATCGCGGTGGACCGGGCCTCGCCGGCGCTCGCCGCCCGTATGCAACTGCACGACGACAAGCAGCTGTCGGCGCGCATCCAGAAGTTATGGCCCAGCCTGGACCAGCCCGACGAAGCGGCCCAGGCGGCTCACCGAGCCGAGATAGAGCGGCTGACGGAGATCCTGGACGAGGCGGCCGGTAACCCGTACGACGGCAAGCCGCTGTTCCTGCAGCAGTGCGCCAAGTGCCACAAGCTGTTCGACCAGGGCGGCGAGATCGGCCCCGACCTGACCGTTTACCAGCGCACCGACCTCAAGCGAATCCTGGCGAACGTCGTCAACCCCAGCCTGGAAATTCGCGAAGGGTTTGAGACCTACGTCATTGCCACCGAAGACGGCCGGCGGCTCAGCGGCTTCATCGCGGAGCAGGATAACCAGGTGGTCGTAATCCGCGGCGTCGACGGGCAAAGCATCGTCGTACCGCGCGACAACATCGAAGAGATGCGGGCCATCCGGCAGTCGATCATGCCCGACGGCCTGACCAGCAAACTGACCAGTCAGCAGATCCGCGATCTGTTCGCCTACCTGCGTTCCACCCAGCCGCTGCCCTGATCGGCCGGACAGTCGCCCTTCACTCGGAACGCGAAATTGTTAACTAACGGAATTCGTCGGTCAGTCGTCGTTTGCTCCGCAAAAGAACGCGATCTTTCACAGCGTGAAAGTCGACTGTCCGGCGTCTGCTCTTCCTTGGAACGACACACCAGAATCCGGCAGTTATTCTCTTTAAATGGCTTCCGGGCCGGTCGCCGGTTCGCCCAGGCGAACCGCTTCGTGCAGCGGCATGACAAAGATCTTGCCGTCGCCAATGTTCCCTTCCGATCCGGTCCGGGCGGCGTCGCTGATGGTGCTGACGGCCCGTTCCAGGAAATCGTCGTTCACGGCGATTTCCAGTACGATTTTCCGGAGCAAATGGGTCTTGTATTCCAGGCCGCGGTACAAGGCCGTTTGCCCGCGCTGCCGACCATAACCCTGGGCGTCGCAGACCGAAAGTCGCTCGACCCCGATCTTGGCGAGGGCTTCCTTCACCGCGCGAAGTTTCGTTGGCTGGATAATCGCCAGAATCATTTTCATAGAGGAAGTTCCCGCGTCCCAGGAAATAAAGAAGCTGTTCTGGTCAGCCTTAACGGCGATAGCATAACCTCAAACCCCGCAGGCCAAAACCCAAACGGCCTAAGCCAGTCGGGCGGCCGGCGTGTACTGGCGAAGCTGTGCCGTCATGTCACGGGCGGCGGCGGCGATCGCTTCCCGCCAGCGACCCTGGCCGAACTGCTCGCGGTACGGTCCGCGTTCGTAAGCAAAGATAATCCCGCGGGAACTGTTGACGATCGCTCCCAGTCCTTGCTCATCAAAGGCCCCCGCCACTTCCACCGCGCCGGCGCCCTGCGCGCCGAACCCGGGCACCAGGAACCAGGTGTGGGGCATCGCCTGGCGCAGCTCCACCAACTGTTCCGGCCAGGTGGCTCCGGCGACCGCTCCGACCGCACCGTAGCCGCATTCCCCGGCCGACTCTGCTGCCAACTTTTCCACCAGGGCCGCCACGCAGCGATACAAGGGCTGGCCGTCAATCAGCAGATCCTGGAACGTCTTGCCGCCGGGGTTCGAGGTTTTCACCAGCACAAACACGCCCGCTTCCTGGGCGACCGCCTCCTGGGCGAACGGCTCCAGGCTATCGTCTCCCAGATAAGGGCTGACGGTCAATGCGTCCCCTTGCCAGGCGGACGACGCTCCCAGATACGCTTTGGCGTAAGCCGTGGCGGTGGAGCCGATGTCGTTCCGCTTGCCGTCGAGGATCACCAGCAAGTCGCGCTGCCTGGCATAGGCGACGACCGCATGGAGGGCCGCCAGGCCGTCCGGCCCCAGCTCCTCAAAAAACGCCATTTGGGGCTTCACCACGGCGACCTGATCGGCCACTGCGTCGATCACCGCGCAGCAGAATTCCCGATACGCGGCCGCTTCGCCATCGGCCGCCGCCAGTTCGCGCAGTTCGTCGGGCAGATTCGCCAGGCGAGGATCCAGTCCCACCAGGACCGGAGTTCCCCGTTCTTTTACGGCTTGGGCTAAGCGATCGGCAAAATGCATGGCAATCCCTGTGAGACAAAAAGCAGAAATCAGGACATGGGAGTCGTCGCTCCCGGCCAGATCCCGCCATGATCGGGTGGACGGGTTTCTCCCGTTTTAGCGCCAGGCCGCGAATCTCACCAGACGGGAAGAGAAATTTCCCGTCGCCCTGGCTGACGTCCTGATCGGCCAGGCGACGCGCACGCGGCCCCCCAGGCGGTGTTTTTCTGCCTGAAGGGATCGTCGCCGGGCGAGTTGCGATCCGGGAATCGGAACAGGTATGGTTGAACGGGGCGTAAAAAATCAATACGATGCGACAGTCAGACGCGGCGGCCTTTTCTTTCCATTCCCCAGGCCAAAATCTCTGCGTCGGTTCCTTCCCCAGGTTCCCTCTTCCCAAAGCCTTTACGCATGAAACCGACGAAATTCGGCAAGCAGTTCGCCGCGTTTTATGAAATGGCCCTGCAGCTGGCGGTAAAAGCAGAGGCCGATGGCGTAATTGTCATGGTGGACCAGCCCACGGAGTGGGAGCATCTGGTGGAGCGTTCGAACGGGCAAAGAATCATTATCGCCGCCGACGGGCAGGAACAAATGGCCGGCGCCAGCGAAGCCGGTCTGCCGACGATCGAGCTCGACATGGACGACTCGCCGATGGCCGAACGGGTGACCCAGGCCCTGATCGAAGCGGTCGCGGATGAGTTTGTGCCGGCCGGTTCCAGCGTGGTCGCCGTGTACAGCGGATTCGAGCTGGGCAAGATCGACTCGGTCAGCTTCGTGCGGTTGCATGAGCATCTGGGCCGGCTCACTTCCCGCGATCTGCAGAAAATTGAAACCCACGTCCCGCTGGATACGCTCAAAACGATCGTCGACCTGGCCGTGGAAATCGGCCGCGAAGGACGCGAAGGGAAACCGGTCGGCACGATGCTGGTCGTCGGCGACGTCCGTAAAGTGATGATGCAAAGCCACGAAGCGGTCTGGGATCCCGTGCGGGGCTACAACCGGAAAGAGCGGAACCTGCACGAA is part of the Lignipirellula cremea genome and encodes:
- the pyrF gene encoding orotidine-5'-phosphate decarboxylase, with amino-acid sequence MHFADRLAQAVKERGTPVLVGLDPRLANLPDELRELAAADGEAAAYREFCCAVIDAVADQVAVVKPQMAFFEELGPDGLAALHAVVAYARQRDLLVILDGKRNDIGSTATAYAKAYLGASSAWQGDALTVSPYLGDDSLEPFAQEAVAQEAGVFVLVKTSNPGGKTFQDLLIDGQPLYRCVAALVEKLAAESAGECGYGAVGAVAGATWPEQLVELRQAMPHTWFLVPGFGAQGAGAVEVAGAFDEQGLGAIVNSSRGIIFAYERGPYREQFGQGRWREAIAAAARDMTAQLRQYTPAARLA
- a CDS encoding DNA integrity scanning protein DisA nucleotide-binding domain protein; amino-acid sequence: MKPTKFGKQFAAFYEMALQLAVKAEADGVIVMVDQPTEWEHLVERSNGQRIIIAADGQEQMAGASEAGLPTIELDMDDSPMAERVTQALIEAVADEFVPAGSSVVAVYSGFELGKIDSVSFVRLHEHLGRLTSRDLQKIETHVPLDTLKTIVDLAVEIGREGREGKPVGTMLVVGDVRKVMMQSHEAVWDPVRGYNRKERNLHETRNRDAVKEIAQLDGAFVISADGTVEASCRIIDTSPVELTLTKGLGSRHWAAAAISKNTKAIAIVVSESNGTVRIFQDGEVILRIEPLRRPMRWRGFDSDAPQNEGGVKSS
- a CDS encoding P-II family nitrogen regulator, yielding MKMILAIIQPTKLRAVKEALAKIGVERLSVCDAQGYGRQRGQTALYRGLEYKTHLLRKIVLEIAVNDDFLERAVSTISDAARTGSEGNIGDGKIFVMPLHEAVRLGEPATGPEAI